A stretch of Geotrypetes seraphini chromosome 2, aGeoSer1.1, whole genome shotgun sequence DNA encodes these proteins:
- the LOC117354529 gene encoding gastrula zinc finger protein XlCGF26.1-like isoform X2 yields the protein MRVTFEDITVSFSQEEWGYLDEGQKELYREVMKENYETLISLGYEKVNPDILLRIKQEEDHYVLDSQESGATRSYSDKEVVQKEEREENTKLYVIEMEQISRTSGNVCENISQSTEKRNTKNHKQESEKDQREPADDSLDGVIKCERSEGELINIPKHQNLLKTETPFQNNDHDQMTSELHQEEKKPCLLDTLDQRAGTGEKPFSRSRSRKCFKLKLNLKSQQGMHAKVKPVPWTECSNHICPKEASITGQRTDTKKTPVESTEHAKSHTYKHFFKNNQRTNLRERKLACHELEKRAFEKKKQIKYRLKKGSGKKLFMCTECDKCLTSLQSLRRHRMGHMEEKPFSCTICNRGFNCVSTLKIHQMSHTGVKPFPCSECDKSFPYLSHLRRHQMIHTGKKPFICIECNKGFNRLSNLKIHEKIHSGEKPYMCTLCNKCFTQVSYLKIHQRSHFTQKSFTCAECNKSYISLSSLQRHQIMHTGNKPFTCTNCDKGFLSLGSLKKHQISHTGIKSFSCIECSKCFAHLENLKIHQRIHTGEKPFTCTECAKSFISLSSLRKHQWIHTGKKPFTCIECKKCFAYLSYLKSHQRIHTGEKPYMCPECGKRFLYSSYLTRHQMIHTEKNNFTGVEDDKEFTDLSHLRIHQNIHIDEKFFPTLWMPHP from the exons GCTATGAAAAAGTCAATCCTGATATACTGTTGAGGATTAAACAAGAGGAAGATCACTATGTCTTGGATTCACAGGAGTCAGGGGCTACTCGGTCATACTCTG ATAAGGAGGTCGTACAgaaagaggaaagagaggagaatacAAAATTATATGTTATAGAAATGGAACAAATCTCAAGAACATCTGGAAATGTCTGTGAGAATATTTCCCAGAGTACTGAGAAGAGAAACACAAAGAATCATAAGCAGGAATCGGAGAAGGATCAGAGAGAACCAGCAGATGATTCACTGGATGGAGTCATTAAGTGTGAGAGAAGTGAAGGAGAGCTCATAAACATCCCTAAGCACCAGAATCTCCTGAAAACAGAGACACCCTTCCAAAATAACGACCACGATCAAATGACTTCTGAACTCCATCAGGAAGAAAAGAAACCTTGTCTCTTGGATACGTTGGACCAGAGAGCCGGCACTGGAGAGAAGCCCTTTTCACGCTCTCGGAGTAGGAAATgtttcaaactgaaattaaatctGAAATCACAGCAGGGAATGCATGCTAAAGTAAAACCAGTTCCATGGACTGAATGTAGCAACCATATCTGTCCTAAAGAAGCATCAATTACAGGCCAAAGAAcagacacaaaaaaaacccctgtaGAGAGTACTGAACATGCAAAATCTCATACTtacaagcatttttttaaaaacaaccaAAGAACAAACTTAAGAGAGAGAAAATTGGCATGTCATGAACTTGAGAAAAGAGCCTTTGAGAagaaaaagcaaataaaatatcGGTTAAAAAAAggatcaggaaaaaaattatttatgtgCACTGAGTGTGATAAATGCTTAACTTCTTTGCAGTCTCTAAGAAGGCATCGAATGGGTCACATGGAAGAGAAACCATTTTCTTGCACTATATGCAATAGAGGTTTCAATTGTGTCTCGACACTGAAAATTCATCAAATGAGCCACACAGGAGTGAAACCTTTTCCATGTTCTGAGTGTGATAAGAGTTTTCCTTATTTGTCACATTTAAGAAGACATCAAATGATTCATACGGGGAAAAAGCCTTTTATATGCATTGAGTGTAATAAAGGGTTCAATCGTTTATCAAATTTGAAAATACACGAAAAGATCCATTCAGGAGAGAAACCTTACATGTGCACTCTGTGTAATAAATGTTTCACTCAAGTGTCATACCTGAAAATTCATCAAAGAAGCCACTTCACACAAAAATCTTTTACATgtgctgagtgtaataaaagctacaTTTCTTTATCCTCTCTACAAAGACACCAAATAATGCACACAGGGAATAAGCCTTTCACATGTACTAACTGTGATAAAGGTTTCCTATCTTTAGGATCTCTAAAAAAGCATCAAATAAGCCACACAGGAATCAAATCCTTTAGCTGCATTGAGTGCAGTAAATGTTTTGCACATCTAGAAAATCTGAAAATTCATCAACGTATCCATACGGGAGAGAAACCTTTCACGTGCACCGAGTGTGCTAAAAGTTTCATTTCTTTATCATCTTTAAGAAAGCACCAATGGATCCACACAGGAAAGAAACCTTTCACGTGCATCGAATGtaaaaaatgttttgcttatctGTCATATCTGAAAAGCCATCAAAGGATACACACAGGAGAGAAGCCATATATGTGCCCCGAGTGTGGTAAACGTTTCCTTTATTCATCATATTTAACAAGGCATCAAATGATCCACACAGAAAAGAATAATTTCACAGGCGTTGAGGATGATAAAGAGTTCACAGATCTATCGCATTTAAGAATTCATCAAAACATCCACATTGACGAGAAATTTTTTCCTACGTTATGGATGCCACACCCTTGA
- the LOC117354529 gene encoding gastrula zinc finger protein XlCGF26.1-like isoform X1 has protein sequence MAAGLSAEQMRVTFEDITVSFSQEEWGYLDEGQKELYREVMKENYETLISLGYEKVNPDILLRIKQEEDHYVLDSQESGATRSYSDKEVVQKEEREENTKLYVIEMEQISRTSGNVCENISQSTEKRNTKNHKQESEKDQREPADDSLDGVIKCERSEGELINIPKHQNLLKTETPFQNNDHDQMTSELHQEEKKPCLLDTLDQRAGTGEKPFSRSRSRKCFKLKLNLKSQQGMHAKVKPVPWTECSNHICPKEASITGQRTDTKKTPVESTEHAKSHTYKHFFKNNQRTNLRERKLACHELEKRAFEKKKQIKYRLKKGSGKKLFMCTECDKCLTSLQSLRRHRMGHMEEKPFSCTICNRGFNCVSTLKIHQMSHTGVKPFPCSECDKSFPYLSHLRRHQMIHTGKKPFICIECNKGFNRLSNLKIHEKIHSGEKPYMCTLCNKCFTQVSYLKIHQRSHFTQKSFTCAECNKSYISLSSLQRHQIMHTGNKPFTCTNCDKGFLSLGSLKKHQISHTGIKSFSCIECSKCFAHLENLKIHQRIHTGEKPFTCTECAKSFISLSSLRKHQWIHTGKKPFTCIECKKCFAYLSYLKSHQRIHTGEKPYMCPECGKRFLYSSYLTRHQMIHTEKNNFTGVEDDKEFTDLSHLRIHQNIHIDEKFFPTLWMPHP, from the exons GCTATGAAAAAGTCAATCCTGATATACTGTTGAGGATTAAACAAGAGGAAGATCACTATGTCTTGGATTCACAGGAGTCAGGGGCTACTCGGTCATACTCTG ATAAGGAGGTCGTACAgaaagaggaaagagaggagaatacAAAATTATATGTTATAGAAATGGAACAAATCTCAAGAACATCTGGAAATGTCTGTGAGAATATTTCCCAGAGTACTGAGAAGAGAAACACAAAGAATCATAAGCAGGAATCGGAGAAGGATCAGAGAGAACCAGCAGATGATTCACTGGATGGAGTCATTAAGTGTGAGAGAAGTGAAGGAGAGCTCATAAACATCCCTAAGCACCAGAATCTCCTGAAAACAGAGACACCCTTCCAAAATAACGACCACGATCAAATGACTTCTGAACTCCATCAGGAAGAAAAGAAACCTTGTCTCTTGGATACGTTGGACCAGAGAGCCGGCACTGGAGAGAAGCCCTTTTCACGCTCTCGGAGTAGGAAATgtttcaaactgaaattaaatctGAAATCACAGCAGGGAATGCATGCTAAAGTAAAACCAGTTCCATGGACTGAATGTAGCAACCATATCTGTCCTAAAGAAGCATCAATTACAGGCCAAAGAAcagacacaaaaaaaacccctgtaGAGAGTACTGAACATGCAAAATCTCATACTtacaagcatttttttaaaaacaaccaAAGAACAAACTTAAGAGAGAGAAAATTGGCATGTCATGAACTTGAGAAAAGAGCCTTTGAGAagaaaaagcaaataaaatatcGGTTAAAAAAAggatcaggaaaaaaattatttatgtgCACTGAGTGTGATAAATGCTTAACTTCTTTGCAGTCTCTAAGAAGGCATCGAATGGGTCACATGGAAGAGAAACCATTTTCTTGCACTATATGCAATAGAGGTTTCAATTGTGTCTCGACACTGAAAATTCATCAAATGAGCCACACAGGAGTGAAACCTTTTCCATGTTCTGAGTGTGATAAGAGTTTTCCTTATTTGTCACATTTAAGAAGACATCAAATGATTCATACGGGGAAAAAGCCTTTTATATGCATTGAGTGTAATAAAGGGTTCAATCGTTTATCAAATTTGAAAATACACGAAAAGATCCATTCAGGAGAGAAACCTTACATGTGCACTCTGTGTAATAAATGTTTCACTCAAGTGTCATACCTGAAAATTCATCAAAGAAGCCACTTCACACAAAAATCTTTTACATgtgctgagtgtaataaaagctacaTTTCTTTATCCTCTCTACAAAGACACCAAATAATGCACACAGGGAATAAGCCTTTCACATGTACTAACTGTGATAAAGGTTTCCTATCTTTAGGATCTCTAAAAAAGCATCAAATAAGCCACACAGGAATCAAATCCTTTAGCTGCATTGAGTGCAGTAAATGTTTTGCACATCTAGAAAATCTGAAAATTCATCAACGTATCCATACGGGAGAGAAACCTTTCACGTGCACCGAGTGTGCTAAAAGTTTCATTTCTTTATCATCTTTAAGAAAGCACCAATGGATCCACACAGGAAAGAAACCTTTCACGTGCATCGAATGtaaaaaatgttttgcttatctGTCATATCTGAAAAGCCATCAAAGGATACACACAGGAGAGAAGCCATATATGTGCCCCGAGTGTGGTAAACGTTTCCTTTATTCATCATATTTAACAAGGCATCAAATGATCCACACAGAAAAGAATAATTTCACAGGCGTTGAGGATGATAAAGAGTTCACAGATCTATCGCATTTAAGAATTCATCAAAACATCCACATTGACGAGAAATTTTTTCCTACGTTATGGATGCCACACCCTTGA